TTCTCGCCAGTTGTAGCGAAGATTATACAATTCGCTTGTGGGATGTTGCTACCGGAAATTGCTTTTGTGTTTGGCAAGGACACGATCGCTGGTTACGCTCAATAACATTTAGTCCAGATGGTAAGTTACTCGCCAGTGGCAGCTATGACAACACTATCAAACTCTGGGATGTTAAAAGCCAAAAATGTCTGCAAACTCTACGCGGACATCGACAGACAGTAACTGCGATCGCATTTAGTCCCAACGGTCAGCAGTTAGCTAGCAGCAGTTTTGACCGCACAGTTAAATTATGGGATGTCAGCGGAAATTGCCTAAAAACCTTTCTTGGTCATAGCAGCCGCCTTTGGTCGGTTGCTTATCATCCCAACGAGCAACAATTGGTCAGTGGTGGTGATGACCACGCCACTAAACTATGGAATCTTCAAATAGGACGCTGCACGAAAACACTCAAAGGACATACCAATAGCGTATTATCCCTGGCTCCAAGTCCAGACAGCAACTATCTGGCAAGTGGACACGAAGACCAAACAATTAAGCTCTGGGATATTAAAAACGGTACTCTAGTCCAAACATTACGGGAACATACTAACCGCGTGTGGTCAGTGGCATTTCAACCCGCTAGCCAGCATCCTTTACTTGCCAGTGGCAGTGCAGACTACAGTATCAAATTATGGGACTGGAAGTTAGGAACTTGTCTACAAACCTTACACGGTCATACTAGTTGGGTTTGGACAGTCGTTTTTAGTCCAGATGGCAGACAATTAGCCAGTAGCAGCTATGACCAAACCGTGAAACTTTGGGATATTAACACAGGTGAATGTCTGAAAACCTTCAAAGGACATAATAGTCCAGTTGTGTCAGTCGCCTTTAGTCCAGATGGTCAACTGCTTGCAAGTAGTGAATTTGATGGGATGATTAAGTTGTGGAACATTGACACTGGAGAATGCCGCCAAACTTTAACAGGACACACTAACAGCGTGTGGTCAGTTACCTTTAGCCCTAACGGTCAGTGGTTATTAAGTACAAGTTTTGACCGAACTTTGAAACTGTGGTTAGTTTCCACAGGGAAATGTCTCCAAACTTTTGTAGGACATCAAGACCCCGTTATGGTGGCGCAGTTTAGTCCAGATGCTCAGTTTATTGTTAGCGGTAGTGTAGATCGCAATCTGAAACTTTGGCATATTTCTACAGGAGAATGTTATCAAACTTTGGTGGGTCACTCAGAGCTTGTTTATAGTCTAGTGGTAGCTTCTATCTCCCTTGGAGACGCAACTTCTGCCAGATTGACTGCTTTCAGTGGTAGCTTAGACGAAACCATCAAAGTCTGGGATTTGCAAACTGGTAAATATGAGCAAACTTGGAGAGCGCCTCGCCCTTATGAAGGGATGAAGCTGGAAGAAATTCAAGGGTTAACAGAAGCTCAATTGGCAACTTTGCAAGCATTAGGCGCTGCTTCCTAATAATCTATCAAATATATGAAACACTTCTTAAACATCTCTTTTCTCTCTTACTCTGTTACCTCTGCGCCTCCGTGGTTCGTTCCTTTTCCTTTCAAACTTCTCAGCTAATAGGTAATGTAAACCAGAAGGTTGCCCCTGCATCCAATACACTGTTCACCCCAATTTCGCCGCCGTGAGCATTGATGATTTGCTTACATAAATATAAGCCCAATCCCAAACTTACAGAATTGCGGATATTTGCACCCCGAAAGTAAAGGTCAAAAAGCCGATCGCTTTGTTGTTGACTAATGCCTACACCCTTATCACTAACAGTACAATAAATCATCTCACCTTCACGGGTAGCGTTAATTGTCAATAGCAATCCAGGAGGATTGTGTTTGAGAGCATTGACAATTAAGTTAGAAAAAACTCGCCATAGTTGGGTGGGATCTGCATTCACTAATGGCAAATCTGCGGATACCAGGTTTGTCAGCTTGGCTTGATTTTGCTCTAGCAATGGTTCCAAATCGGCGATCGCAGCTTCGACAACTGTCAGTAATTGTACAGGCTGACGTTGCACAACAACACCTTGCACTTCACTGACATGAGCTTCCATCAACGAATTAATTAAGTTCAGTTGGCGATCGCTACTTTGAATCATCCGCTCTAAAATTGAGCGGGAAATCGAAATATTTTCCTCTGGACGTGCGAGCAAATTTTTCAGCACCATTAAAGTACCCAGTACTGGGTTACGTAAGTCGTGGGAAACTGCATGGAAAAATACTCGTAGTTCTTCTTCGGTTTGTTTGCGCTGGGTAATGTCTTCAATCAAACCTTCGTAGTAAAGCAGTTTTCCCTGTTCGTCACGCACTGCGTAGGCTTTTTCTGAAATCCAGACAATACTCCCGTCTCGGCGATAAATTTGAGACTCAAACTCGGAAACGCTGCCATACTTTTCCATCAGACGCACAAATTCGGCGCGGCGGTTTGGATCGACGTACAATTGTTGAATAACAGTAGAATTTGCTGTCACTTCCTCCGCTAAGGAGTAGCCATAAATGCGTGCTAAAGCCGGATTTGCTGTAATGTAATGTCCATCGGGACTGCTTTGAAAAATCCCTTCAACGGCGTTTTCAAAAATACTACGATATTTAGTTTCTGCAACCTTGAGTTTTTGGTAGGCAGATTCCAGTTCTTGACGAGCGTAAAATTCAGAGCGTTGCAGGCGATCGTATAGATAAACACCAATGTCACATATAGCACAGAACCAAAAAATGTATAAAAGAAATGTCACACTATATATTTCTGGGTGTTCGGGGACTGGTGTCTTTAGCCCAAGCACCGTATTTACACCAAAATAGTAAACTAGCACACCCACTTGAGACAGCAAGTGAACAATCCAGCAGACTGGCATTAATATAGCTTGGCTCAAGAAGAGCAGTGACCAACCGATAGCATCGGGTAGTGCGAAACCTCTCAGGGTGGCAAATAACTGTGATGCGAGACTAATTGCCCAAGAAGACCCCAAAAATAATAAATCTGGACGATTACGACCTAATTTAGTTTTATGCAAGGCAAAGCAGATCAGTATACTCAGGAGCATTGCAATATTGATTACAAGGCGTTGAGTTCGAAGTATTTCTGGCAGACTTTCCAACTCTTTTAAAGAGAAGAAAAAGCCGTGAATGTCTCGCAAAGTAAAAGACAACAAACAAATCAGCGCCAGCCATAACCATAAACGCAATCTCTGCCACAAAAAACGGTTACGCCAAGCTCTGTAAAGAGTAGTGGTTTCATCTGTTGTGGGTGCAGAAAAGGTTTTTCTCCACCAGCTTTGCACTGTTGTAAATGGAGTAGCTATTAGCATCCAAGCAACTTTGCCCATACTGTCGAGGGTGTTTCCTTTACTCAACATTGCTATAAATAACACCCTCTCATTTTTTGGTGATTTATGGGCGATTTGTTGCGAATGAAGTTGCTAGAGGTAATGTAAACCAGAAAGTTAACCCGCGCTTGCGGTTACTAATAACACCGATTTTGCCGCCATGTGCTTTAATAACTTTCCGACAAAGATACATTTTTAAACCAATGCTGGTGGAACAACAATCTTGAGGATCGCGGACATGGAGATCGAAAAGGCGATCGCACTCTAGTTTACTCATTACTACACCATCATCTTGAATCTGAGTGCGAATCATTCCCCCCTCAATGCTGGCACTAAGAATAAAATTTAATCCTGGTGGATTATTTTGCAAGCTATGCGTGATTAAAGTTACCAAAACTTTCTGCAACAGAGTCCCATCTGCCATTACTAACGGTAAATCTGTGGGAACCAAGTTTTTCAGAGTCGCTTGATTTTGTGTCAACATCTGTTCCAAGTGGGTGACTGTTCCTCCCAGCACGGTACTAAGTTG
The Nostoc punctiforme PCC 73102 genome window above contains:
- a CDS encoding ATP-binding protein — encoded protein: MGKVAWMLIATPFTTVQSWWRKTFSAPTTDETTTLYRAWRNRFLWQRLRLWLWLALICLLSFTLRDIHGFFFSLKELESLPEILRTQRLVINIAMLLSILICFALHKTKLGRNRPDLLFLGSSWAISLASQLFATLRGFALPDAIGWSLLFLSQAILMPVCWIVHLLSQVGVLVYYFGVNTVLGLKTPVPEHPEIYSVTFLLYIFWFCAICDIGVYLYDRLQRSEFYARQELESAYQKLKVAETKYRSIFENAVEGIFQSSPDGHYITANPALARIYGYSLAEEVTANSTVIQQLYVDPNRRAEFVRLMEKYGSVSEFESQIYRRDGSIVWISEKAYAVRDEQGKLLYYEGLIEDITQRKQTEEELRVFFHAVSHDLRNPVLGTLMVLKNLLARPEENISISRSILERMIQSSDRQLNLINSLMEAHVSEVQGVVVQRQPVQLLTVVEAAIADLEPLLEQNQAKLTNLVSADLPLVNADPTQLWRVFSNLIVNALKHNPPGLLLTINATREGEMIYCTVSDKGVGISQQQSDRLFDLYFRGANIRNSVSLGLGLYLCKQIINAHGGEIGVNSVLDAGATFWFTLPIS